In the Agelaius phoeniceus isolate bAgePho1 chromosome 11, bAgePho1.hap1, whole genome shotgun sequence genome, one interval contains:
- the NAA80 gene encoding N-alpha-acetyltransferase 80 isoform X2, with protein sequence MGSVSEELSLVPLHQRPELLEACAELLGEEWGKSRASRLHSLQRSSDAFPTCLLLLRSRGPSDSPASPRQGPCELVGHVRLSRVLSRPHDLFVESVVVARALRGRGYGRRLMEAAERWARARGFRCLRLTTHDKQHFYAHLGYVLGEPVQSVAFLSPAISSEVLRLFSAPSGAAAATATRPRIPAVPPPPPPPLTVPPPPPPPTVIWARGVLAEGSEQQSLLQSPHRDAKGLPIFWMKKDI encoded by the coding sequence ATGGGTTCTGTGTCAGAGGAGCTCAGCTTGGTCCCCTTGCACCAGAGGCCGGAGCTGCTGGAAGCCTGTGCGGAGCTGCTGGGCGAGGAGTGGGGGAAGAGCCGTGCGTCGCGGCTGCACTCGCTGCAGCGCTCCTCGGACGCCTTTCccacctgcctgctgctgctgcggagcCGGGGCCCCAGCGACAGCCCAGCCAGCCCCCGGCAGGGGCCCTGCGAGCTCGTGGGCCATGTCCGACTGTCCCGCGTGCTCAGCCGTCCCCATGACCTCTTCGTGGAGAGCGTGGTGGTGGCGCGggcgctgcggggccggggctaTGGGCGGCGGCTGATGGAGGCCGCTGAGCGGTgggcccgggcccggggctttCGCTGCCTGCGCCTCACCACCCACGACAAGCAGCATTTCTATGCCCACCTGGGCTATGTCCTGGGTGAGCCGGTGCAGAGCGTGGCCTTTCTCAGCCCGGCTATATCCTCTGAGGTGCTGCGGCTCTTCTCCGCCCCTTCTGGGGCTGCCGCTGCCACCGCCACCAGGCCGCGGATACCCGCTgtccccccgccgcccccgccacCCCTCACTGTGCCCCCACCGCCTCCCCCACCGACCGTGATCTGGGCGAGGGGTGTCCTGgctgagggcagcgagcagcagagcctcctgcagtCCCCGCACCGCGATGCCAAAGGGCTCCCCATCTTCTGGATGAAGAAGGACATCTGA
- the NAA80 gene encoding N-alpha-acetyltransferase 80 isoform X1 — protein sequence MVRRMGSVSEELSLVPLHQRPELLEACAELLGEEWGKSRASRLHSLQRSSDAFPTCLLLLRSRGPSDSPASPRQGPCELVGHVRLSRVLSRPHDLFVESVVVARALRGRGYGRRLMEAAERWARARGFRCLRLTTHDKQHFYAHLGYVLGEPVQSVAFLSPAISSEVLRLFSAPSGAAAATATRPRIPAVPPPPPPPLTVPPPPPPPTVIWARGVLAEGSEQQSLLQSPHRDAKGLPIFWMKKDI from the exons ATGG TGAGAAGAATGGGTTCTGTGTCAGAGGAGCTCAGCTTGGTCCCCTTGCACCAGAGGCCGGAGCTGCTGGAAGCCTGTGCGGAGCTGCTGGGCGAGGAGTGGGGGAAGAGCCGTGCGTCGCGGCTGCACTCGCTGCAGCGCTCCTCGGACGCCTTTCccacctgcctgctgctgctgcggagcCGGGGCCCCAGCGACAGCCCAGCCAGCCCCCGGCAGGGGCCCTGCGAGCTCGTGGGCCATGTCCGACTGTCCCGCGTGCTCAGCCGTCCCCATGACCTCTTCGTGGAGAGCGTGGTGGTGGCGCGggcgctgcggggccggggctaTGGGCGGCGGCTGATGGAGGCCGCTGAGCGGTgggcccgggcccggggctttCGCTGCCTGCGCCTCACCACCCACGACAAGCAGCATTTCTATGCCCACCTGGGCTATGTCCTGGGTGAGCCGGTGCAGAGCGTGGCCTTTCTCAGCCCGGCTATATCCTCTGAGGTGCTGCGGCTCTTCTCCGCCCCTTCTGGGGCTGCCGCTGCCACCGCCACCAGGCCGCGGATACCCGCTgtccccccgccgcccccgccacCCCTCACTGTGCCCCCACCGCCTCCCCCACCGACCGTGATCTGGGCGAGGGGTGTCCTGgctgagggcagcgagcagcagagcctcctgcagtCCCCGCACCGCGATGCCAAAGGGCTCCCCATCTTCTGGATGAAGAAGGACATCTGA